The Ahaetulla prasina isolate Xishuangbanna chromosome 4, ASM2864084v1, whole genome shotgun sequence genome has a window encoding:
- the LOC131198725 gene encoding proepiregulin-like, whose amino-acid sequence MGRRAERSRRVALSFDGQAETRRRPFTTRKKLPGIKDSLLRDGVQMASCNSHSLGGALLFLGWFLVQTTLSTTVIPLCGVNKTENCVTTAGTVVPITQAGRETECKPEWRSYCFNGICRYSETLDRYYCRCKEGWIGERCSHSNLNPVIKPLSNEYLAFTILVCLFFLSAILLSIYFYRRYLKKKERLATNKNYEEVAIDTEKEQNLPV is encoded by the exons ATGGGAAGGCGCGCCGAGCGTAGCAGAAGAGTAGCGCTCTCCTTCGACGGCCAAGCAGAAACCAGGCGTCGGCCCTTTACAACGCGTAAAAAACTCCCCGGCATCAAAGACAGCCTGCTCCGTGACGGTGTACAAATGGCTAGTTGCAACTCTCACAGCCTTGGAGGCGCCCTGCTCTTCTTGG gatGGTTCTTAGTTCAAACCACTCTTAGTACAACAGTAATTCCATTATGTGGAGTCAATAAGACTGAAAACTGTGTAACTACTGCAG GAACTGTTGTACCTATAACTCAGGCGGGAAGAGAGACAGAATGCAAGCCAGAATGGCGAAGTTATTGTTTCAATGGAATTTGCCGATACTCGGAGACTTTGGACAGATACTACTGCAG GTGTAAGGAAGGCTGGATTGGTGAACGATGTAGCCATTCAAATCTGAATCCGGTCATAAAACCCTTGAGTAATGAATACTTGGCATTTACTATCCTTGTGTGTCTATTTTTCCTCAGTGCAATTTTACTATCAATATACTTTTACCGAAG GTATCTAAAGAAGAAGGAGAGACTTGCTACAAACAAAAACTATGAAGAGGTTGCAATAGATACTGAAAAAGAGCAAAATCTTCCTGTGTGA